In Hahella sp. KA22, one genomic interval encodes:
- the gmhB gene encoding D-glycero-beta-D-manno-heptose 1,7-bisphosphate 7-phosphatase has translation MSINTLLILDRDGVINEDSDDYIKSEQEWRPIPGSIEAIAALSAAGFTVAVATNQSGLGRGYFDEAELGRMHAKLLDLVAQHGGAIAAIAFCPHVPDDECDCRKPKPGLVRSIEEQTGLSAAGAWFVGDNVGDIGAARAAGCQPVLVKTGKGERTLAKLAPAELDGVPVFTDLAAFADHAIARLKESHSES, from the coding sequence GTGAGCATCAATACACTGCTGATATTGGACCGGGACGGCGTCATCAACGAAGATTCCGACGACTACATCAAGTCGGAACAGGAATGGCGGCCGATTCCGGGCAGTATTGAAGCCATTGCGGCCTTATCCGCCGCCGGCTTCACCGTCGCTGTCGCCACCAACCAAAGCGGTCTGGGACGCGGCTATTTCGATGAAGCCGAGCTGGGCAGGATGCACGCCAAATTGCTCGATCTGGTGGCGCAGCATGGCGGCGCTATCGCCGCCATCGCCTTCTGTCCCCATGTGCCGGACGATGAATGCGACTGTCGCAAACCTAAACCCGGCTTGGTGCGCAGCATTGAAGAACAAACCGGTCTGTCCGCCGCGGGCGCCTGGTTCGTCGGCGACAACGTCGGCGATATCGGCGCCGCCCGCGCAGCCGGTTGCCAGCCCGTGCTGGTGAAAACCGGCAAAGGCGAGCGCACCCTGGCGAAATTAGCTCCCGCGGAGTTGGACGGCGTCCCCGTTTTCACGGACTTGGCGGCCTTCGCCGACCATGCCATCGCAAGACTCAAAGAGAGCCATTCAGAGAGCTAA
- a CDS encoding metalloregulator ArsR/SmtB family transcription factor, which translates to MSTDNVFKALSSTPRRRILAYLSKSPLTAGEIADRFDISKPAISKHLSILLASGLVQEEKKGLYVTYSLVEENVANALMSFLSEVCSLNRFTQEGSADSDALSEPAQE; encoded by the coding sequence ATGAGTACGGATAATGTGTTTAAGGCTCTGTCCTCCACCCCCCGTAGAAGAATTCTGGCGTACCTCTCCAAGTCGCCGCTGACCGCAGGAGAAATCGCCGACCGGTTTGATATCTCCAAGCCGGCCATCTCCAAACATCTTTCCATATTATTGGCGTCAGGACTGGTGCAGGAAGAGAAAAAAGGACTTTATGTCACTTACTCTTTGGTAGAGGAAAATGTCGCTAACGCACTGATGAGCTTTCTTTCCGAAGTTTGCTCACTTAATCGTTTTACCCAAGAGGGGAGCGCAGATAGCGACGCTTTGAGCGAACCGGCGCAGGAATAG
- a CDS encoding DoxX family protein, with translation MTQLTHNANSAHSISGAFDIASVSALTGRVLISIIFVLSGIAKISAPAGTIAYIESAGLPFATLGFAAAVLVELAGGIALIAGYRTRATALILAGFTAAAALAFHNQLGDQNQFVHFFKNIAMAGGLLQIAAFGAGRFSLDGRNR, from the coding sequence ATGACTCAACTAACCCACAACGCGAATTCAGCTCATTCCATTAGCGGCGCTTTCGATATCGCCTCCGTCTCGGCCCTCACTGGCAGAGTGCTTATCAGCATCATTTTCGTTCTTTCAGGCATCGCCAAGATCAGCGCGCCAGCGGGAACTATTGCTTATATCGAGTCCGCCGGTTTGCCGTTCGCCACCCTGGGTTTCGCCGCCGCAGTGTTGGTGGAGCTGGCTGGAGGGATAGCCTTGATCGCCGGTTACCGCACCCGCGCTACTGCGCTCATACTGGCGGGTTTCACTGCCGCCGCCGCTCTGGCGTTCCATAATCAGCTTGGCGATCAGAACCAGTTCGTTCATTTCTTCAAGAACATCGCCATGGCCGGAGGATTGTTGCAAATCGCGGCGTTTGGGGCCGGGCGCTTCAGTCTGGATGGAAGAAACCGCTAA
- a CDS encoding SO2930 family diheme c-type cytochrome: protein MMLRVLFVSALVLVTSGCGSGGESDQGANTPVGISERPDNATCLAFDSSGSSAIKLTPIAQDMDFSSAILMLPHPSLNNIFYVVQQRGRVYRVNLNDNTRTTLIDLSEHYSLSTCGECGLLGMAFHPNFAENGYIYFSFTENASGMISYVARFESADDGQTLRSDSGGDLLRDNLIEVSQPYSNHNGGHIAFGPDNLLYYGLGDGGSGDDPDNNGQTVSTLLGSMLRLNDDGSPASGNNVPGALPEIYAYGLRNPWRWSFDRDTGDLWLGDVGQGQYEEVDIITAGGNYGWRCYEGMHRTGNSCTSTGPYIAPVAEYDHSEGISITGGYVYRGDAIPGLKGVYVFSDFGSGTLWGLRSNGSGGYDRETLLESGRNVASFAEGADGELYVVTFSGLYRIDPDASGGDSDNVPELLSQTGCVNPDNPTQPASGLIPYTVIEPFWSDGADKQRFFALPNNTYIDVNTAGDFLFPDGSVLVKHFYLNDAIIETRLFMKQAEGDWRGYSYQWNETKTDAALVAEGKDVDYSGQTWRFPGSGECAQCHTSAAGFSLGLETMQLNRELIYPQSRIRANQLQTLAHIDVFSAPLSDAHLDNALPASGNNSATLERRARAYLHSNCANCHQPGGTSQSTMDLRFSTALSATQACGQEPLNGDTGVDNAKLISPGDASISLIYLRMTHPGEYRMPPLASHQVDTEGGVLMQDWINSLTSCD from the coding sequence ATGATGCTGCGTGTTCTGTTTGTCTCTGCTTTAGTTCTGGTTACGTCGGGATGTGGATCTGGAGGTGAATCGGATCAAGGCGCAAATACGCCCGTCGGCATATCAGAGCGACCGGATAACGCCACCTGTCTGGCTTTCGACAGCAGTGGGTCCAGCGCCATCAAGCTCACCCCTATCGCGCAGGATATGGACTTCTCCAGCGCTATCCTGATGCTGCCCCATCCCAGCCTGAATAATATTTTTTACGTCGTGCAGCAACGGGGTCGGGTTTACCGGGTCAATCTCAACGACAACACCCGCACCACGCTTATTGATCTCTCCGAGCACTACAGTCTCAGCACCTGCGGTGAGTGCGGCTTGCTGGGGATGGCGTTTCACCCGAACTTCGCCGAAAACGGCTATATCTATTTTTCCTTCACCGAAAACGCGTCCGGCATGATTTCTTATGTTGCCCGATTCGAAAGCGCGGACGACGGCCAGACCCTGCGCTCCGATAGCGGCGGCGATTTGCTGCGGGACAATCTAATTGAAGTCAGCCAACCCTATTCCAACCACAATGGCGGACACATCGCTTTCGGCCCGGATAACCTGCTGTATTACGGTTTGGGCGATGGCGGCTCCGGCGATGACCCCGACAACAACGGACAAACCGTCTCCACATTGCTGGGCTCCATGTTGCGCCTGAATGACGATGGTTCTCCCGCTTCCGGCAATAACGTCCCCGGCGCGCTACCGGAAATCTACGCCTATGGTCTGCGCAATCCCTGGCGTTGGAGTTTTGATCGGGACACTGGCGACTTATGGTTGGGCGATGTCGGCCAGGGTCAGTATGAAGAAGTGGATATCATCACCGCTGGCGGTAACTACGGCTGGCGCTGCTATGAAGGCATGCACCGCACCGGTAACAGCTGCACAAGCACTGGTCCCTATATCGCGCCAGTGGCGGAATACGACCATTCGGAGGGCATATCCATCACAGGCGGTTATGTCTATCGCGGCGACGCCATTCCTGGTCTCAAGGGAGTGTATGTGTTTTCTGATTTCGGCTCTGGAACCCTTTGGGGATTGAGATCCAATGGCAGCGGCGGCTATGACCGGGAGACTCTGCTGGAAAGCGGCCGCAACGTCGCGTCTTTCGCAGAAGGAGCGGATGGGGAACTCTACGTGGTCACTTTTTCCGGCCTCTACCGCATTGATCCGGACGCCTCGGGCGGAGACTCTGATAACGTCCCAGAGTTATTATCGCAAACCGGCTGCGTCAATCCCGACAACCCCACGCAGCCAGCCTCTGGACTGATTCCCTACACCGTCATTGAGCCTTTCTGGTCCGATGGCGCTGATAAACAACGTTTTTTCGCGCTGCCCAATAATACCTATATTGACGTCAATACGGCAGGAGACTTTCTGTTTCCCGATGGTTCCGTGCTGGTCAAACACTTCTACCTCAACGACGCCATTATCGAAACCCGCCTATTCATGAAACAGGCGGAAGGTGATTGGCGCGGCTACAGTTATCAGTGGAACGAGACGAAAACAGACGCAGCGCTGGTCGCGGAAGGGAAAGACGTGGATTACAGCGGACAAACCTGGCGCTTTCCCGGTTCAGGTGAATGCGCGCAATGCCACACAAGCGCTGCGGGATTCAGCCTGGGTCTGGAGACAATGCAGTTGAATCGGGAGCTGATATATCCGCAAAGCCGCATCCGCGCCAACCAATTGCAAACGCTGGCGCATATCGATGTCTTCTCAGCACCGCTGAGCGACGCGCATCTGGACAACGCGCTTCCCGCCAGCGGCAATAACAGCGCAACCCTGGAACGTCGCGCCCGCGCTTATCTGCATAGTAACTGCGCCAACTGTCATCAACCCGGCGGCACATCGCAAAGCACGATGGACCTGCGCTTTTCGACAGCGTTGTCCGCGACCCAAGCCTGTGGCCAGGAACCATTGAACGGCGACACCGGCGTCGACAATGCTAAGCTGATATCTCCGGGAGACGCATCCATATCATTGATTTATCTACGTATGACCCACCCTGGCGAATACCGGATGCCACCGCTGGCGAGTCACCAAGTCGACACGGAAGGCGGCGTATTGATGCAGGACTGGATCAACAGCCTGACTTCATGCGACTGA
- a CDS encoding LysR family transcriptional regulator, with product MLSNPGAPTLDQLKVFLAVVEAGSFAGAARKLHRATSVVSYSIANLESQLGVQLFDRHTTRKPQLTDAGRLVLSEARLVHNGVNSLRAKVKGLLQGLEAEVRLAVDVMLPSSRVVDALKAFREQFPTVSLNLRVEALGGVTQQVLDGEASIGVSGPLNPVLDTVERISVGSVALIPVAAPSHPLAMVGRNVPGAGREHTQLVLCDRSPLTRNQEFAVISAHTWRLADLGSKHMLLKEGIGWGNMPEPMVREDLASGRLVRLDMPDAASVTYPFDAIFLTENPPGPAAAWLIDRLAQQVVAGDDGAT from the coding sequence ATGTTATCAAACCCTGGCGCACCGACCCTGGATCAACTGAAAGTGTTTTTGGCTGTAGTGGAAGCAGGCAGCTTCGCTGGCGCTGCACGCAAACTGCATCGCGCGACCTCAGTTGTAAGCTATTCCATCGCCAACCTGGAATCCCAGTTGGGCGTGCAGTTATTTGATCGTCATACCACTCGAAAACCCCAGCTGACTGATGCTGGACGTTTGGTTCTGTCAGAAGCGCGGCTGGTGCATAACGGCGTCAACAGCTTGCGCGCCAAAGTGAAAGGGTTACTGCAAGGTCTGGAGGCGGAGGTGCGACTGGCGGTGGACGTGATGTTGCCCTCCAGCAGAGTGGTGGATGCGTTGAAAGCGTTCCGCGAACAGTTTCCCACCGTATCTCTGAATTTGCGGGTTGAAGCTCTGGGTGGCGTTACACAGCAGGTGCTGGATGGCGAAGCCTCCATTGGCGTCAGCGGACCTCTCAATCCGGTGTTGGACACTGTGGAGAGAATCAGCGTGGGATCTGTCGCTTTGATTCCTGTCGCTGCCCCTTCCCACCCTCTGGCGATGGTTGGGCGCAATGTCCCCGGCGCAGGCAGAGAGCATACCCAGTTAGTGCTGTGTGACCGCTCTCCCCTGACCCGTAATCAGGAATTTGCGGTGATCAGCGCCCACACCTGGAGGCTGGCGGATCTGGGCTCTAAACATATGTTGCTGAAAGAAGGAATCGGCTGGGGAAATATGCCGGAACCGATGGTGAGGGAAGACCTGGCGAGTGGAAGACTGGTGCGCTTGGATATGCCAGACGCCGCCTCCGTCACTTATCCGTTTGATGCTATCTTCTTGACGGAAAACCCGCCAGGACCTGCCGCCGCCTGGCTTATCGACAGGCTGGCTCAGCAGGTCGTTGCGGGTGACGACGGCGCGACTTAA
- a CDS encoding lyase family protein, whose product MGELQVPEDALYAAQTQRAVNNFPVSGERLPKAFIRALLLAKSAAARANVKLELIPAKMGDAICEAAQQLLSADDMMTHFPVDVFQTGSGTSTNMNANEVLASLASRILDDKVSPNDHINYGQSSNDIIPSSIHISAALELDKQLLPALRHLLKTIQDKAAQTDGYIKTGRTHLMDAMPVRLSQSLLGWGAQIEQSIAALEATQPALHTLAQGGTAVGTGINAHPDFAAEFNRQLSEMTGLSFKPAANFFSHIGSQDIAVSLSGQLKTVAVAIMKIANDLRWMNSGPLAGLGEIELEALQPGSSIMPGKVNPVIPEAAAMAAAQVIGNDTAITIGGQSGNFELNVMLPLIARNLLQSIELLSNVSQLLADKAIATFKVNEAKLQEALSRNPILVTALNPIIGYLKAAEIAKQAYKEGRPVIDVAEEQTDLSRQELEKLLDPAKLTHGGL is encoded by the coding sequence ATGGGCGAACTGCAGGTCCCGGAAGACGCCCTGTACGCCGCGCAAACCCAGCGCGCCGTCAACAACTTTCCCGTCAGCGGCGAACGCCTTCCCAAGGCTTTTATTCGCGCCCTGTTGCTGGCGAAATCCGCGGCGGCGCGCGCCAACGTCAAGTTGGAGCTGATTCCCGCCAAAATGGGCGACGCCATTTGCGAAGCGGCGCAGCAGCTGCTGTCCGCCGACGACATGATGACTCACTTCCCGGTGGATGTATTTCAGACCGGCTCCGGCACCAGCACCAACATGAACGCCAACGAAGTATTGGCGAGCCTCGCCAGCCGTATTCTGGACGACAAAGTCAGCCCTAACGACCACATCAATTACGGGCAAAGCAGTAACGACATCATCCCCAGCAGCATCCACATCAGCGCGGCGCTGGAGCTGGACAAACAGTTGCTGCCGGCGTTGCGCCACCTGTTAAAAACCATTCAGGACAAAGCCGCGCAAACCGACGGCTACATCAAGACCGGCCGCACCCACCTGATGGACGCCATGCCGGTGCGTCTGAGCCAGAGTTTGCTGGGCTGGGGCGCACAGATTGAGCAGAGCATCGCCGCACTGGAAGCGACACAACCGGCGCTGCACACCCTGGCTCAAGGCGGCACGGCGGTGGGCACCGGCATCAACGCGCATCCGGATTTCGCCGCGGAATTCAATCGCCAGCTCAGTGAGATGACAGGCCTGAGCTTCAAACCCGCAGCTAATTTCTTTTCTCACATCGGCTCGCAGGACATCGCCGTCTCTCTGTCCGGTCAATTGAAGACCGTCGCCGTCGCCATCATGAAAATCGCCAATGACTTGCGCTGGATGAATTCCGGTCCGCTGGCGGGCCTGGGCGAAATTGAACTGGAGGCGCTGCAACCCGGCTCGTCCATTATGCCCGGCAAGGTCAACCCGGTCATACCGGAGGCGGCGGCCATGGCGGCGGCGCAGGTTATCGGCAACGACACCGCGATTACTATCGGCGGCCAGTCCGGTAATTTTGAGTTGAACGTTATGCTGCCGCTGATCGCCCGCAACTTGCTGCAGAGTATTGAACTGCTGTCCAACGTCAGCCAATTACTGGCGGACAAGGCCATCGCCACCTTCAAAGTCAATGAAGCCAAATTGCAGGAAGCGCTGTCCCGCAACCCCATACTGGTCACGGCGCTGAATCCGATTATCGGCTACCTGAAAGCGGCGGAAATCGCCAAGCAAGCATACAAAGAAGGACGCCCGGTCATTGATGTGGCGGAGGAACAAACCGATCTGTCCCGACAGGAACTGGAGAAGTTACTGGACCCCGCCAAACTGACTCACGGCGGCCTGTAA
- a CDS encoding Na/Pi cotransporter family protein — protein sequence MLAHFLGGVGLFLLGMTLLTDGLKLAAGPALEVMLSRWTSTRSRALASGVAITALVQSSSAVTVATLGFVNAGLLMFEHATWVIFGSNVGTTLTAWLVALLGFSIKIDAYALPLIGIGAFIHLGSRSPRLKAAGTAIAGFGLLFLGIDAMKSAFEGLGANFTDNLNFGDNLSLLWMVVVGIILTVLMQSSSAAIAIILTAIAGKMLPLEAGAAAVIGANIGTTSTAILASFGATANAKRLSLAHVLFNLITGAAALAMLPLFLWALGALSGMRQDLNNPAVLLAAFHTVFNLLGVALMWPLGTPMTAWLKTRFQKGGKVLSLQHLDKSAIVVPDVAIRAVVMELERFQGLLSAHIQNSLLNPGDHRTLETRRELRELLDELNQHITHILHQPLRLPLTQQLPQCLQVIQYAYNLLETLDEVEQEPSLDRSLTAPMNDWLNLYCHPSIVTETVQEGADSADQAERSYREAKQRLLDDALEKTLKLTTMNQALQRLSLYKRMQEQMLKAARLVAGLKPGT from the coding sequence ATGCTCGCGCATTTTTTAGGAGGCGTCGGCCTGTTTTTGCTGGGAATGACCTTGTTGACGGACGGCCTCAAACTCGCCGCCGGTCCCGCGTTGGAGGTCATGCTCAGCCGATGGACATCAACGCGTTCACGGGCCCTGGCCAGCGGCGTAGCCATCACGGCGCTGGTGCAGTCTTCCAGCGCCGTCACGGTCGCGACCCTGGGTTTCGTCAACGCAGGACTCTTGATGTTTGAACACGCCACCTGGGTCATTTTCGGCAGTAATGTCGGCACCACATTGACGGCTTGGCTGGTGGCGCTGCTGGGCTTCAGTATTAAAATCGACGCTTACGCTTTACCGTTAATCGGCATCGGCGCCTTCATTCACCTCGGCAGTCGCAGCCCGCGCCTGAAAGCGGCGGGAACCGCCATCGCCGGCTTCGGCCTGCTTTTCCTGGGCATCGACGCCATGAAGTCCGCCTTTGAAGGTTTGGGAGCCAATTTTACGGATAACCTCAACTTTGGAGACAACCTCTCTCTGCTATGGATGGTCGTCGTCGGCATTATATTGACCGTGCTGATGCAATCCTCCAGCGCCGCTATCGCCATTATCCTTACCGCCATCGCCGGCAAGATGCTGCCCCTGGAAGCGGGAGCGGCGGCGGTAATTGGGGCCAATATCGGCACAACTTCCACTGCGATTCTGGCCTCTTTCGGCGCCACCGCCAACGCAAAACGCCTGTCGCTGGCGCATGTGTTATTCAACCTCATCACCGGGGCTGCGGCGCTGGCGATGTTGCCGTTGTTTCTGTGGGCGCTGGGAGCGCTCAGCGGTATGCGTCAGGACCTGAATAACCCTGCGGTTTTGCTGGCGGCCTTCCATACCGTTTTCAACCTGCTGGGCGTCGCTCTGATGTGGCCATTGGGGACGCCAATGACCGCGTGGCTGAAAACCCGCTTTCAGAAAGGCGGCAAAGTGCTCTCTCTGCAACACCTCGATAAGAGCGCCATTGTGGTGCCGGATGTCGCCATTCGCGCCGTCGTCATGGAGCTGGAACGCTTCCAGGGGCTATTGTCCGCCCATATCCAGAATTCGTTGCTCAACCCCGGCGACCACCGCACGCTGGAAACCCGTCGCGAGCTAAGAGAGCTGTTGGATGAACTGAACCAGCACATCACCCATATTCTGCATCAGCCGCTGCGACTGCCGCTGACGCAGCAGTTGCCTCAGTGTCTGCAAGTGATTCAATACGCCTATAATCTCCTGGAGACGCTGGACGAAGTGGAGCAGGAGCCGTCGCTGGATCGCTCTCTGACAGCGCCTATGAATGATTGGCTGAATCTGTACTGCCATCCCTCCATTGTGACGGAAACGGTGCAGGAAGGCGCTGACAGCGCGGATCAGGCGGAACGCTCATATCGTGAGGCCAAGCAGAGATTGCTGGACGACGCGCTGGAGAAAACGCTCAAGTTAACTACGATGAATCAGGCTCTACAACGATTGAGCCTGTATAAGCGGATGCAGGAGCAGATGTTAAAAGCCGCCCGCTTGGTAGCGGGCTTGAAACCCGGGACTTAA
- the glyQ gene encoding glycine--tRNA ligase subunit alpha, whose translation MTDTNKPDVKTFQGLIRTLQDYWARQGCVILQPLDMEVGAGTFHPATFLRAIGPETWNAAYVQPSRRPTDGRYGENPNRLQHYYQYQVVLKPSPDNIQELYLGSLREMGIDPLVHDIRFVEDNWESPTLGAWGLGWEIWLNGMEVTQFTYFQQVGGLECYPVTGEITYGLERIAMYLQGVDSVYDLIWTHGPHGPVTYGDVFHQNEVEMSTYNFEEADTTELFRHFDTYERESKRLIEKGLPLPAYEMVLKASHTFNLLDARHAISVTERQRFILRVRGLAKDVAQAYFDRRKQLGFPLAEASIRDEVLASEGEK comes from the coding sequence GTGACTGATACAAACAAGCCAGATGTAAAAACCTTTCAGGGATTAATCCGAACTCTCCAAGACTATTGGGCTCGTCAGGGCTGCGTCATTTTGCAGCCGCTGGACATGGAGGTAGGAGCAGGCACCTTTCACCCGGCCACGTTTTTACGCGCTATCGGTCCGGAAACCTGGAACGCCGCCTATGTTCAGCCCAGCCGCCGTCCCACTGACGGCCGCTACGGCGAAAACCCCAACCGTCTGCAGCACTACTACCAATATCAGGTGGTGCTGAAGCCTTCTCCCGATAATATTCAAGAACTGTACTTAGGCTCTCTGCGCGAAATGGGCATTGATCCCCTGGTGCACGACATCCGCTTCGTAGAGGATAACTGGGAATCCCCGACACTGGGCGCCTGGGGACTGGGCTGGGAAATCTGGCTGAACGGCATGGAAGTAACCCAGTTCACTTACTTCCAGCAGGTGGGCGGCCTGGAATGTTATCCCGTGACCGGCGAAATCACCTACGGTCTGGAGCGGATCGCCATGTATCTGCAGGGCGTGGACAGCGTATACGACCTGATCTGGACCCATGGCCCGCATGGCCCGGTCACTTACGGCGATGTGTTTCACCAAAACGAAGTGGAGATGTCCACTTACAACTTTGAAGAAGCGGACACCACCGAACTGTTCCGTCACTTCGACACTTACGAACGCGAGAGCAAACGCCTGATCGAGAAAGGCCTGCCGCTGCCCGCTTATGAAATGGTGTTGAAGGCGTCGCATACATTTAACCTGCTGGACGCACGGCACGCGATCTCAGTCACCGAGAGACAGCGTTTTATCCTGCGCGTGCGCGGCCTCGCCAAAGATGTGGCGCAAGCCTACTTTGACCGCCGCAAACAATTGGGCTTCCCATTGGCCGAAGCCTCTATCCGTGATGAAGTGCTAGCCAGCGAAGGGGAGAAGTAA
- the glyS gene encoding glycine--tRNA ligase subunit beta has translation MNHQDFLVEIGAEELPPKALRQLAEAFAQGIRQRLEKAQLSFSDLTWYAAPRRLAVHISGLAEKQPDLEVEKRGPALQAAFDAAGAPTKACEGFARSCGTTPDKLEKLETDKGVWLVFRSQQSGAPTTGLLPAIVEESLAALPIPKRMRWGARRTEFVRPVHWIIMLFGEKVIDCEILGLKAGNTTLGHRFHHPAPIEIATPANYKDALKNTGYVMADFEERKALIRQQVEAIAKQTSGMAVIDEELLEEVASLNEWPTALMGRFEDRFLEVPAEALISTMKGNQKYFHVVDAEGRMLPYFITVANIESKDPQQVIDGNERVIRPRLSDAAFFFSTDKKRTLASRLEDLKPIVFQQQLGTVYDKAIRVGKLAAKIAAKIDSSPEWAQRAGELSKTDLATEMVMEFPELQGTMGRYYAAIDGEPEEVSLAQEEQYLPRFAGDLLPTTLTGCAVSLADKLDTIVGIFGINQPPTGAKDPFGLRRAALGVLRILVEKKLDLDLAECVQWAQELHGDLPAENLETAVVDYMLDRFRAWYEEAGVPTEVFLSVLARRPTKPVEFDQRVLAVAEFLKLDAAQALAAANKRVSNILSKEQVEISAESANPELFTEEAEKNLFRALQEKSESTRPFIEQRNFTQALQQLAELKDVIDLFFDKVMVMVDDPAIRSNRMTLLASLRHVFLQVADISLLQNKA, from the coding sequence ATGAACCACCAGGATTTTTTAGTAGAAATCGGCGCCGAAGAACTACCGCCGAAAGCCTTGCGTCAATTGGCGGAAGCCTTCGCACAAGGTATCCGTCAACGCCTGGAGAAAGCGCAACTGTCCTTCTCTGATCTGACATGGTACGCCGCCCCCAGACGTCTGGCGGTGCATATTTCCGGGCTGGCGGAAAAGCAGCCGGATCTGGAAGTGGAAAAACGCGGACCGGCTCTGCAGGCGGCTTTCGACGCCGCCGGCGCGCCCACCAAAGCCTGCGAAGGTTTCGCCCGTTCCTGCGGAACCACGCCGGACAAACTGGAGAAGCTGGAAACCGACAAAGGCGTATGGCTGGTGTTTCGCAGCCAGCAGTCTGGCGCGCCAACCACTGGCCTGTTGCCGGCCATCGTTGAAGAATCTCTGGCGGCGCTGCCGATTCCAAAGCGCATGCGCTGGGGCGCGCGTCGCACGGAATTCGTGCGTCCCGTGCATTGGATCATCATGCTGTTCGGCGAAAAAGTCATCGACTGCGAAATTCTGGGTCTGAAAGCAGGCAATACCACGTTGGGTCACCGTTTCCACCACCCTGCGCCTATCGAGATCGCCACGCCCGCCAATTACAAAGACGCGTTGAAAAACACCGGCTATGTCATGGCGGACTTTGAAGAGCGTAAAGCGCTGATCAGACAACAAGTGGAAGCCATCGCCAAACAAACTTCCGGCATGGCCGTCATCGACGAAGAGCTGTTGGAAGAAGTCGCCAGCTTGAACGAATGGCCGACCGCATTAATGGGACGCTTTGAGGACCGCTTCCTGGAAGTCCCGGCGGAGGCCTTGATCTCCACCATGAAAGGCAACCAGAAATACTTCCACGTGGTGGATGCGGAAGGCCGTATGCTGCCTTACTTCATCACCGTGGCCAACATTGAAAGCAAAGACCCGCAACAGGTTATCGACGGTAACGAGCGAGTCATCCGTCCCCGTCTCAGCGATGCGGCGTTTTTCTTCTCCACTGATAAGAAGCGCACCCTGGCGAGTCGACTGGAAGACCTGAAGCCTATCGTTTTCCAACAGCAGTTGGGAACCGTCTACGACAAAGCCATTCGCGTCGGTAAACTGGCGGCGAAAATCGCGGCGAAGATCGACAGCAGCCCAGAGTGGGCGCAACGTGCGGGTGAACTCAGCAAGACCGACCTGGCGACGGAAATGGTCATGGAATTCCCCGAACTGCAAGGAACCATGGGCCGTTATTACGCCGCTATCGACGGTGAGCCGGAAGAAGTGTCCCTGGCGCAGGAAGAACAGTACCTGCCGCGTTTCGCCGGTGATCTGCTGCCAACAACTTTGACCGGCTGCGCGGTTTCCCTGGCGGATAAACTGGACACCATCGTCGGTATCTTCGGCATCAATCAACCGCCGACCGGCGCCAAAGACCCATTCGGCCTGCGTCGCGCCGCCTTGGGCGTACTGCGGATTCTGGTGGAGAAAAAGCTGGATCTGGATCTGGCCGAGTGCGTGCAATGGGCGCAGGAACTGCACGGCGATCTGCCGGCGGAAAATCTGGAAACAGCTGTCGTCGACTACATGCTGGATCGCTTCCGCGCCTGGTATGAAGAAGCGGGCGTGCCTACCGAAGTATTCCTGAGCGTGCTGGCTCGTCGTCCCACCAAACCAGTGGAGTTCGATCAGCGCGTGCTGGCGGTGGCGGAATTCCTGAAGCTCGACGCGGCGCAAGCGCTGGCGGCGGCGAATAAGCGGGTCTCCAATATCCTCAGCAAAGAGCAGGTGGAAATCTCCGCAGAGTCGGCGAATCCCGAGCTATTCACTGAGGAAGCGGAGAAGAATCTTTTCCGCGCCTTGCAGGAGAAATCCGAGTCCACGCGTCCGTTTATCGAGCAGCGCAATTTCACGCAGGCGCTGCAACAATTGGCGGAATTGAAGGACGTCATCGACCTGTTCTTCGATAAAGTCATGGTGATGGTGGATGATCCGGCTATCCGCAGCAACCGTATGACGCTGCTGGCCAGCTTGCGTCACGTGTTCCTGCAGGTGGCGGATATCTCCTTACTGCAAAACAAAGCGTAA